The proteins below come from a single Armatimonadota bacterium genomic window:
- the glnE gene encoding glutamate-ammonia-ligase adenylyltransferase, translating into MEKPPNPLASLTDALLQDLGIRDLQRARTIFEILRGWGPHAEAFDQMLPHLLQAMKLSPDPDMALNNFERWQANLANRLPYYRFLAENPTVLEIFFTVCATSQFFSEILIQNPEYFEFFSDPSLRRRPKTASQHYRDLQNLMRTCTSYGMKIDALRRYKQREVLRIGVMDILGVLDLPEVAQAFSDFADACVQVAYEIAHGELARRYEMSGTPAFAVIGMGKLGGRELNYSSDIDLIFVHDDDVGVTGKMSGSQYAERLAQEIVNVLARNTERGFVFRVDLRLRPEGRYGPPSRSLSSYRHYYENWAETWERQALIKARFVAGDPRLGEAFTRMAQEYIYQSYVPAEWVEDIRHNKRRLEQKANLADETHTNVKIGEGGIRDIEFTVQLLQLLVGGQHPSVRTGNTLEALQRLRREGFLTPEEAIILRESYCFLRTIEHRLQILYEQQTQKLPTDPRQLDLLARRMGFENAEYFRETYDRVRAQVREIFLRVFYGEASDRVMQQQESTLRDLLNAIDDPRAQQKVHQHLEQNGFREPERALRLLQIPLMGTDAGIEEIDGVQPVTRGAASPAMRQSFLRIAPALITYAARSPSPDDALLGIETLALAVPNRAQLYTAFADSPEVLRRLVGLAGASPPTMRLLSNHQELLDLLFSEEIIASEPKTREQMLQALRQRLGLPEELRPGIPRGFPERQAQAIASFIRRERLRIIARDVWGEARGVDTARDLTHLMEAVLECVLQLVQAHAIEAHPDREEVLRSVAIIGMGKLGGWELGYASDADILFVFEHPASVSHAEAYAVTAKMCEECLQFCRLVRSQHAPLEVDARLRPEGRFGAIVRTVDDYRQYYLTRGDTWERQALIKARPVAGNPVVGEAWRQMVEEEVVYARGLSDEELESIRHIKRRVENERLKPEHRWRDVKLGYGGMLDIEFAVQTWQLRVGKQHRSVRHTSTLSALHALRMIAMVSPADSRNVAEAYPLWNTVRNVLTLRHGMPRDVIPDDEAELQILARMLGRENPVQMLQEFEHLMSEVRGWVERDLFGD; encoded by the coding sequence GTGGAAAAACCACCTAACCCGTTAGCATCGCTGACCGACGCGCTGCTGCAGGATCTTGGCATTCGTGACCTGCAACGCGCGCGTACCATTTTCGAAATCCTGCGCGGCTGGGGACCGCACGCCGAAGCCTTTGACCAGATGCTACCCCACCTACTGCAGGCGATGAAGCTGTCGCCCGACCCCGATATGGCGCTGAACAACTTCGAACGCTGGCAGGCGAACCTGGCGAACCGACTGCCCTACTACCGCTTCCTTGCCGAGAACCCCACGGTGCTGGAGATTTTCTTCACCGTGTGCGCTACTAGCCAGTTCTTCTCTGAAATCCTGATACAGAACCCGGAGTACTTCGAGTTCTTCTCCGACCCCAGCCTGCGCCGGCGTCCCAAAACAGCTTCCCAGCATTACCGCGACCTGCAAAACCTGATGCGTACCTGCACCAGCTACGGCATGAAGATAGACGCTCTGCGCCGCTATAAACAGCGTGAGGTACTGCGCATCGGTGTGATGGACATTCTGGGAGTTCTGGACCTGCCCGAGGTCGCACAGGCGTTTAGCGACTTCGCCGATGCCTGTGTGCAGGTGGCTTACGAAATAGCGCACGGGGAACTAGCTCGACGCTACGAGATGAGCGGGACGCCCGCTTTCGCTGTAATCGGTATGGGCAAGCTGGGTGGAAGGGAGCTGAACTACTCCTCCGACATCGACCTCATCTTTGTGCATGATGACGATGTGGGCGTCACAGGCAAGATGAGCGGCTCCCAGTATGCCGAGCGGCTGGCGCAAGAGATAGTGAACGTGCTGGCGAGGAACACCGAGCGCGGGTTTGTGTTTCGGGTAGACCTGCGCCTGCGCCCTGAAGGCAGGTACGGTCCACCCAGCCGTTCGCTCAGCAGTTACCGACACTACTACGAGAATTGGGCGGAGACGTGGGAACGACAGGCGCTGATTAAGGCGCGTTTCGTGGCGGGCGACCCGCGCCTGGGCGAGGCGTTTACTCGTATGGCGCAGGAGTATATCTACCAGAGCTACGTGCCAGCCGAATGGGTGGAGGACATCCGTCACAACAAACGCCGTTTAGAGCAGAAAGCCAATCTTGCCGATGAGACCCACACCAACGTCAAGATTGGGGAGGGTGGCATCCGCGATATCGAGTTCACCGTGCAACTGCTGCAGCTGCTGGTGGGTGGTCAACACCCCTCGGTGCGCACGGGCAACACGCTGGAGGCATTGCAACGGCTGCGCCGTGAGGGGTTTCTCACCCCGGAAGAAGCCATTATCCTGCGCGAAAGCTATTGCTTCCTGCGCACTATCGAGCACCGCCTGCAGATACTATACGAACAACAGACGCAGAAGCTGCCCACCGACCCGCGCCAGCTGGATTTGTTGGCAAGGCGCATGGGTTTCGAAAACGCCGAGTACTTCCGCGAGACCTACGATCGCGTGCGGGCGCAGGTGCGCGAGATATTCCTGCGCGTGTTTTACGGCGAGGCAAGCGACCGTGTGATGCAACAGCAGGAGAGCACCCTGCGCGACCTGTTGAACGCCATCGACGACCCCAGAGCACAGCAAAAGGTGCACCAGCATCTAGAGCAGAACGGTTTCCGTGAACCGGAACGCGCTCTACGTTTGTTACAAATCCCGTTGATGGGCACGGACGCAGGTATCGAGGAGATAGATGGGGTGCAACCTGTTACTCGAGGCGCGGCGAGCCCCGCCATGCGCCAGAGCTTTTTGCGTATCGCACCCGCGCTCATTACCTACGCCGCGCGCAGCCCTTCTCCCGATGACGCCCTGCTGGGCATCGAGACTCTCGCGCTAGCAGTGCCCAACCGTGCACAGCTATATACCGCCTTCGCAGACAGTCCAGAGGTGCTTCGGCGACTGGTGGGGCTGGCTGGGGCAAGCCCGCCTACCATGCGCCTGCTGAGCAATCACCAGGAGCTGTTGGACCTGCTCTTCAGTGAGGAGATTATCGCCAGCGAACCCAAAACGCGCGAGCAGATGCTTCAGGCACTGCGCCAGCGGCTGGGCTTGCCAGAGGAACTGCGCCCCGGCATCCCGCGAGGCTTCCCTGAACGACAGGCGCAGGCGATAGCCTCTTTCATCCGACGGGAGAGGTTGCGCATTATCGCTCGCGACGTGTGGGGCGAGGCACGCGGCGTGGATACCGCCCGAGACCTGACGCACTTGATGGAGGCGGTCCTGGAGTGCGTGCTACAGCTAGTTCAGGCGCACGCAATAGAAGCGCATCCTGACCGAGAAGAGGTGTTGCGCTCGGTGGCGATAATCGGTATGGGCAAGCTGGGTGGATGGGAGCTGGGCTACGCCTCCGATGCCGACATCCTGTTCGTGTTCGAGCATCCCGCATCTGTTTCCCACGCGGAGGCGTATGCGGTCACCGCAAAGATGTGCGAGGAGTGCTTGCAGTTTTGCCGACTGGTGCGCTCGCAGCACGCGCCGCTGGAGGTGGACGCCCGCCTGCGACCGGAGGGACGTTTTGGAGCCATTGTGCGTACAGTGGACGACTACCGCCAGTACTACCTCACGCGCGGTGACACGTGGGAGCGGCAGGCGTTGATTAAAGCCCGCCCCGTCGCAGGCAATCCGGTAGTCGGCGAAGCGTGGCGGCAGATGGTGGAAGAAGAGGTGGTGTATGCGCGCGGACTGAGCGACGAGGAGCTGGAGTCCATCCGCCACATCAAACGCCGGGTGGAGAACGAACGATTGAAGCCGGAGCACCGCTGGCGCGATGTGAAACTGGGATACGGCGGGATGTTAGATATCGAATTCGCGGTGCAAACGTGGCAGCTGCGCGTGGGCAAACAACACCGTAGCGTGCGCCACACCAGCACCCTTTCCGCACTGCATGCCCTGCGCATGATTGCGATGGTCTCTCCCGCGGACAGTCGCAACGTGGCAGAGGCATACCCGCTGTGGAACACCGTGCGCAACGTGCTTACCCTGCGTCACGGCATGCCGCGCGATGTGATACCCGACGACGAGGCGGAACTGCAGATACTGGCGCGGATGCTGGGCAGAGAAAACCCGGTGCAGATGCTGCAGGAGTTCGAGCATCTGATGAGCGAAGTAAGAGGGTGGGTAGAGCGCGATCTGTTTGGAGACTGA
- the der gene encoding GTPase Der, which produces MEKTSVQTVSESQQLRLPTVAIVGRPNVGKSTLFNRLVGRRVAIVEDTPGITRDRLYGEAEWRGRIFQVVDTGGVLLEDEDPLITQVRVQALAAVEEADAILFLVDAVEGITPADEELADVLRTTTKPVLLVVNKVDNARREADATEFYALGWDEVFTISAIHGHGVAEVLDRVTDLLPPARPSEEEDTAIKLAIVGRPNVGKSSLVNAILGAPRVIVSEIPGTTRDAIDTPFERDGQKMVLIDTAGIRRPGKVQGSIEYYSVLRAQKAIQRCDVALLVLDGPQGVADGDKRVGGYAVEEGRACVVVVNKWDKMKNPTSKTLMMDFTRIFRKECPFLHFAPLVFASALTGMGIPAVVDTALEAAEAHAHRIPTGVLNRLIHDAVDARPYSRKGKILKVYYATMPSTKPPTVVLFVNDPDIVHFSYLRYLENAIRQQFPLEGTPIRIEVREAKGKHRDDA; this is translated from the coding sequence ATGGAAAAGACCTCTGTACAGACCGTCAGTGAATCCCAGCAGCTACGGTTGCCCACAGTGGCGATTGTAGGGCGGCCGAATGTGGGTAAGTCCACCCTGTTCAATCGGCTGGTGGGCAGGCGCGTGGCGATTGTGGAAGATACGCCCGGTATTACCCGCGACCGTCTGTACGGGGAAGCCGAGTGGCGTGGGCGCATTTTCCAGGTGGTGGATACCGGTGGGGTGTTGCTGGAAGATGAAGACCCTCTCATCACACAGGTGCGCGTGCAGGCTTTAGCGGCGGTTGAAGAAGCGGACGCTATCCTGTTTCTGGTGGATGCGGTAGAGGGTATCACCCCTGCCGATGAGGAACTGGCAGATGTGCTGCGTACCACCACCAAACCGGTGCTGTTGGTGGTGAACAAAGTGGACAATGCCCGTCGCGAAGCGGACGCCACCGAGTTCTACGCGCTGGGCTGGGATGAGGTGTTCACCATCTCGGCGATACACGGACATGGCGTTGCCGAAGTGCTAGACAGGGTAACAGATCTGCTTCCGCCAGCCCGACCATCGGAAGAGGAAGACACCGCGATCAAACTTGCCATTGTGGGCAGACCTAATGTGGGCAAATCGTCGCTGGTGAACGCCATCCTCGGCGCGCCGCGCGTGATAGTGAGCGAAATACCCGGGACCACCCGCGACGCGATAGACACCCCCTTTGAGCGCGATGGGCAGAAGATGGTGCTGATTGACACTGCAGGTATCCGCCGTCCGGGCAAGGTGCAGGGTTCCATAGAGTATTACAGCGTGCTGCGGGCGCAAAAAGCCATCCAGCGATGCGATGTGGCGTTGCTGGTGCTGGACGGCCCGCAAGGCGTTGCCGACGGCGACAAGCGCGTGGGCGGTTACGCGGTGGAAGAGGGACGCGCTTGCGTGGTGGTGGTGAACAAGTGGGATAAGATGAAGAATCCCACCAGCAAAACGCTGATGATGGATTTCACGCGTATCTTCCGTAAGGAGTGTCCGTTCCTGCACTTCGCGCCTCTTGTGTTCGCCAGCGCGCTGACGGGCATGGGTATTCCCGCTGTAGTAGATACCGCGTTGGAGGCGGCGGAGGCACACGCACACCGCATCCCTACCGGCGTGCTCAACCGCCTGATACACGATGCGGTAGATGCTCGTCCATATAGCCGCAAAGGCAAAATACTGAAGGTATACTACGCCACCATGCCCTCTACCAAACCGCCGACGGTGGTGCTGTTTGTGAACGACCCGGACATCGTGCATTTCTCGTACTTACGCTATCTGGAAAACGCCATCCGCCAGCAGTTTCCACTAGAAGGCACACCTATCCGTATCGAGGTCAGGGAGGCAAAAGGCAAACATCGCGACGATGCATGA
- a CDS encoding lipopolysaccharide biosynthesis protein yields the protein MSARAITLISSVILARLLLPEHFGLFNMAIIVVNAIQMLPDLGLGQALIAHRGDSRNAANVIFLPVLFTAALAAAVVCIFADAVALLLKQPAVVPLLRALSLNIVVMAAASIPIALLQKAQRWRAQALTEFLPPLASAAVMVVLASLGYGAWSIVWGNVTRAVTLAITVWWLSAWRPQLVINWSAFTEMFRFGRWIILDRLSAFAVLNADTAYLARWQGAQVLGYYALPYNWITLPIAQLVSQANRVLFPVLSQVEDASVQRNTLLRACRLLSFLLSPVYFFWIFNAQVFVLALFTRKWLPCVPVLQWLSVYALAHGIAGGILVSFYWATRRPQVAVYAYWLSLLVALAGLAYGRGEWGAVLVAQVFTAAMFVRSAFMIGGLVRLYAIQLGQIMAAVTDGWVPAAAASALAWGVTRVLSLPATTELVIAVLVHANLYLFAYGWQHHRNPFAYYARRRWKALLSGYAEEQPLR from the coding sequence ATGAGCGCGCGTGCTATCACACTCATTAGCAGTGTGATTCTGGCGCGCCTCCTCTTGCCTGAGCATTTCGGCTTGTTTAACATGGCGATTATCGTCGTCAACGCTATCCAGATGCTGCCGGATTTAGGGCTCGGGCAGGCGCTCATTGCGCATCGTGGCGATAGCCGTAATGCAGCCAATGTTATCTTCTTGCCGGTCCTGTTCACCGCCGCGCTAGCGGCGGCGGTGGTATGCATCTTTGCCGATGCCGTCGCGCTATTGCTGAAGCAGCCTGCTGTCGTTCCCCTGCTGCGAGCGCTGTCGTTGAACATTGTCGTGATGGCGGCGGCTTCTATTCCCATTGCGCTCTTGCAGAAGGCGCAGCGATGGCGGGCGCAGGCATTAACCGAGTTCCTTCCCCCGCTGGCTTCGGCAGCGGTGATGGTTGTTCTGGCGTCGTTGGGCTATGGGGCGTGGAGCATCGTTTGGGGCAATGTTACTCGAGCGGTTACGCTGGCAATCACTGTGTGGTGGCTCAGCGCGTGGCGTCCTCAGCTGGTGATCAACTGGAGTGCGTTCACAGAGATGTTCCGCTTTGGCAGGTGGATTATCCTCGACCGCTTGAGTGCGTTTGCCGTTTTGAACGCGGACACCGCTTACCTGGCGCGCTGGCAGGGAGCGCAGGTGCTGGGTTACTATGCCCTACCATACAACTGGATTACCCTGCCCATTGCCCAGCTGGTGTCGCAGGCAAACCGGGTACTGTTCCCTGTGTTATCTCAGGTGGAAGACGCCTCCGTACAGCGGAACACGCTGCTACGAGCTTGCCGACTGCTCTCGTTCTTGCTGTCGCCCGTATACTTCTTCTGGATATTTAACGCTCAGGTTTTCGTGCTGGCGCTGTTCACCCGCAAGTGGCTTCCGTGTGTACCAGTGTTACAATGGCTTTCGGTGTATGCACTGGCTCACGGTATCGCCGGGGGGATACTGGTGAGTTTCTACTGGGCAACGAGGCGTCCCCAGGTTGCCGTGTACGCCTACTGGCTCTCGCTACTGGTTGCGCTGGCTGGTCTAGCATACGGAAGAGGCGAATGGGGAGCGGTGTTGGTTGCGCAGGTGTTTACCGCAGCAATGTTTGTGCGCTCTGCGTTTATGATTGGCGGACTAGTGCGCTTGTATGCGATACAGCTGGGTCAGATTATGGCGGCGGTGACCGATGGCTGGGTCCCTGCGGCAGCGGCATCAGCGCTTGCGTGGGGAGTAACGCGCGTGCTTTCGCTCCCTGCGACCACCGAGCTGGTTATCGCGGTGCTGGTTCACGCAAACCTGTATCTGTTCGCCTACGGCTGGCAACACCATCGCAACCCGTTCGCATATTATGCGCGACGCCGGTGGAAAGCACTGCTTTCCGGCTATGCGGAAGAGCAACCTCTGCGGTAG
- a CDS encoding putative HIT-like protein, translating into MYEDDDVYAFKDLNPQAPVHVLIIPKQHITDAAALEEKHDALAGKLLRVGAHIAREMKVDKTGYRLVANVGPHAGQSVFHLHIHLLGGRQMTWPPG; encoded by the coding sequence GTGTACGAGGATGATGACGTATATGCTTTCAAGGACCTGAATCCGCAGGCGCCGGTGCATGTGCTCATTATCCCCAAGCAACACATCACCGATGCAGCAGCGTTGGAGGAGAAGCACGATGCGCTGGCGGGCAAACTGCTTCGGGTAGGAGCACATATCGCGCGTGAGATGAAGGTCGATAAGACCGGCTACCGGCTGGTGGCGAACGTGGGACCGCACGCGGGGCAAAGCGTATTCCACCTGCATATCCATCTGCTGGGCGGTCGGCAGATGACCTGGCCACCCGGATAG
- a CDS encoding tRNA (N(6)-L-threonylcarbamoyladenosine(37)-C(2))-methylthiotransferase MtaB, whose product MVRVAFATLGCKVNQYETQRIIDTFEEQGFAVVGFDEPAELYVVNSCSVTQLAEKKSLQIVRRVARQNPEARVVLTGCFAQFTILRGESVAEAALLVPNTEKMHTVRYVLETFPDIRERVSREPAPPALRNPYERTRAVVKIQDGCNVCCSFCSIPYTRPRMFSRPYTEVLEEIRRLVDEGFKEVVLTGVLIGSYGEDTGSGGPDLASLLQHMARIDGLERIRISSIELTQVTDRLIEVCASEPKVCPHLHIPLQSGDDRILQAMNRPYRQQDVLTLAEKLYSRIPDLAITTDIMVGFPGEDEAAFRETCNVVERVQYARAHIFRFSQRPGTPAAQMEGQVPEAEKERRSHELAELCRKYRERFITARLGRTLRVLVEGKQDKGGLMKGLTDNYIPVEFAGGAHLSGQLVWVRLLELGDEGALGELVTTSSGGHEDGRLHFLPNRAEAGPIYLRVRG is encoded by the coding sequence ATGGTTCGTGTTGCTTTTGCCACCTTAGGTTGCAAGGTCAATCAGTACGAGACCCAGCGCATTATCGACACCTTCGAAGAACAGGGCTTCGCAGTGGTAGGTTTTGATGAGCCGGCGGAGCTGTATGTGGTCAACTCTTGCTCGGTTACCCAGCTGGCGGAGAAGAAGTCGCTGCAAATTGTGCGCCGTGTGGCTCGGCAGAACCCCGAGGCGCGCGTTGTGCTGACCGGCTGTTTTGCCCAGTTCACCATCCTGCGCGGAGAGAGCGTCGCCGAAGCCGCTTTGCTGGTTCCCAACACCGAGAAGATGCACACGGTGCGTTATGTGCTGGAAACCTTCCCCGACATCCGCGAGCGTGTGTCTCGTGAACCTGCTCCTCCTGCTCTGCGCAACCCGTACGAACGCACGCGCGCGGTGGTAAAGATTCAGGACGGTTGTAACGTTTGCTGTTCCTTCTGTTCCATCCCATACACTCGTCCACGCATGTTCAGCCGTCCCTACACCGAGGTGCTGGAGGAGATACGCCGACTGGTGGACGAGGGCTTTAAAGAGGTGGTATTGACTGGCGTGCTGATTGGCTCATATGGTGAGGATACAGGCAGCGGCGGTCCCGACCTGGCGAGTTTGCTACAGCATATGGCGCGAATCGACGGGCTGGAGAGAATCCGTATCAGCTCCATCGAGCTCACGCAGGTCACCGACAGGTTGATCGAAGTGTGCGCCAGCGAGCCGAAGGTTTGCCCGCACCTGCACATCCCTCTGCAAAGCGGAGACGACCGCATCCTGCAGGCGATGAATCGTCCCTACCGCCAGCAGGACGTGCTGACCCTGGCGGAAAAACTATACTCGCGGATACCCGACCTCGCCATCACTACCGACATCATGGTGGGCTTTCCGGGCGAGGATGAAGCCGCTTTCCGCGAAACCTGCAATGTAGTAGAAAGGGTGCAGTATGCACGGGCGCATATCTTCCGCTTCAGCCAGCGTCCGGGTACGCCTGCTGCGCAGATGGAAGGACAAGTACCCGAAGCCGAGAAAGAGCGGCGCAGCCATGAGCTGGCGGAACTATGCCGGAAGTACCGCGAGCGGTTTATCACAGCACGGCTGGGCAGGACACTGCGCGTGCTGGTGGAAGGCAAACAGGACAAAGGCGGCTTGATGAAGGGATTGACCGATAACTACATTCCTGTCGAATTTGCTGGTGGAGCCCATCTCTCCGGGCAGCTGGTGTGGGTGCGCCTGCTGGAGCTGGGCGACGAGGGCGCACTGGGTGAACTGGTAACCACTTCTTCAGGAGGGCATGAGGATGGACGATTGCATTTTTTGCCGAATCGCGCAGAAGCAGGTCCCATCTACCTGCGTGTACGAGGATGA
- a CDS encoding alcohol dehydrogenase — protein MLAAVLTDFNQLELREVPTPEPGPGEVLVRIQACGFCATDYKAIKGIRRNVRFPLIPGHEPAGIVAAVGAGVKHVKEGDEVIVQPSGFCGTCQYCRVGLHHYCPQSFVTGGDGPEDVRPGSFAEYTVTAATSVYPKPKHISFDAACQTEPVSGAWKGVIHTSQMQLGDDVVVIGTGGIGMYCLMVAKAAGAGRLIAIDISDYALETARRLGATHTINPLREDARAAVYDILPDGPDVVIEAAGPIEAVKLMVSLLRRGTRWNVFGITTHETFELDGGLMHFLEARMDASFGTHPLAMQKAIRLIERGLVDPEKVISHRFPLTDIHQAVEVMASPERNKVIIHP, from the coding sequence ATGTTAGCAGCCGTATTGACGGACTTCAACCAGCTGGAGCTGCGCGAGGTACCCACCCCGGAGCCGGGCCCGGGCGAGGTACTGGTGCGCATACAGGCGTGTGGTTTCTGCGCCACCGACTACAAAGCCATCAAGGGCATTCGGCGCAATGTGCGCTTCCCGTTGATCCCGGGACACGAACCGGCAGGCATCGTAGCGGCGGTCGGTGCCGGAGTCAAGCATGTGAAAGAGGGCGACGAGGTGATTGTGCAGCCGAGCGGTTTCTGCGGAACCTGCCAGTACTGCCGCGTCGGGCTACACCACTACTGTCCTCAATCTTTCGTCACCGGCGGCGACGGACCGGAAGACGTGCGTCCCGGCAGCTTTGCGGAATACACCGTAACCGCCGCGACATCGGTCTATCCCAAGCCCAAGCACATCAGCTTCGACGCCGCCTGTCAGACTGAGCCGGTGAGCGGAGCATGGAAGGGTGTTATCCACACCTCGCAGATGCAACTGGGTGATGACGTGGTGGTGATTGGTACGGGCGGTATCGGTATGTACTGCTTGATGGTAGCGAAGGCGGCGGGCGCAGGTCGCCTGATAGCCATTGACATCAGCGACTACGCACTGGAGACCGCCCGTCGGCTGGGCGCGACGCACACCATTAACCCCCTGCGCGAGGACGCTCGAGCCGCCGTCTACGATATTCTGCCCGACGGTCCCGACGTGGTTATCGAGGCGGCGGGTCCCATTGAGGCGGTGAAGCTGATGGTCAGCCTGCTGAGGAGAGGTACGCGCTGGAACGTCTTCGGCATCACCACGCACGAGACCTTCGAACTGGACGGCGGTCTGATGCACTTTTTAGAGGCACGGATGGACGCCAGTTTCGGCACTCACCCGCTGGCGATGCAGAAAGCCATCCGGCTGATTGAACGTGGGCTGGTAGACCCGGAAAAGGTCATCTCGCACCGCTTCCCACTGACCGACATCCATCAGGCGGTGGAAGTGATGGCAAGCCCAGAGCGCAACAAGGTCATTATTCATCCCTGA
- the radA gene encoding DNA repair protein RadA, which yields MPRATSRFVCQQCGHESPRWMGRCPECGEWNSLVEEVVAPVSKRPSARQASVGGTQPVRLSDVSIEALPRRSTGMAELDRVLGGGIVPGSLVLLGGDPGVGKSTLLTQVADILSHEQPVLYVSGEESAHQIKLRAKRLGVTGANLYVLAETNMEAILAHIHSLQPTLVIVDSIQTTQTGELESAPGTVAQVRACGVALQRVAKEQGIAVFLVGHVTKEGALAGPKALEHLVDTVLTFEGDPHLNYRILRATKNRFGSTDEVALFEMREQGLVAVQNPSEWLLSERASHSPGSVVTAIMEGTRPLLVEVQALVTHSYLSQPRRQVTGLDYNRVNMVLAVLEKRAGIRLSDKDVFVNAAGGIFIREPSADLAIALAVASSLKDRPLPPDMVVFGELGLAGEVRSVTHTEQRVREAQRLGFSRVMLPRRDARALKARGLEISLDGTYTIRDAVGVVTEGG from the coding sequence ATGCCCAGAGCAACATCCCGATTTGTCTGCCAGCAGTGCGGGCACGAATCTCCTCGCTGGATGGGGCGGTGTCCCGAGTGCGGCGAGTGGAACAGCCTGGTCGAGGAGGTGGTTGCCCCCGTCTCCAAGCGTCCATCCGCCCGGCAAGCTTCGGTGGGAGGCACGCAACCTGTGCGCCTGTCGGATGTGTCCATAGAGGCGTTGCCGCGCCGCTCTACCGGTATGGCGGAGCTGGACCGTGTGCTGGGAGGAGGCATCGTGCCGGGTTCGCTGGTGCTGCTGGGAGGCGACCCGGGCGTAGGCAAATCCACCCTGCTCACCCAGGTTGCAGATATCCTCAGTCACGAGCAGCCGGTGCTGTATGTTTCCGGTGAGGAGAGCGCACACCAGATAAAACTGCGCGCCAAACGGCTGGGAGTGACGGGGGCGAACTTGTACGTGTTGGCGGAGACCAATATGGAAGCGATACTGGCGCACATCCACAGCTTGCAACCCACACTGGTCATCGTGGATTCGATACAAACCACCCAAACCGGCGAGCTGGAGAGCGCACCGGGCACAGTGGCGCAGGTGCGAGCCTGCGGCGTGGCGTTACAGCGAGTGGCGAAGGAACAGGGCATCGCCGTCTTTCTGGTGGGGCACGTGACCAAAGAGGGCGCACTGGCGGGACCGAAGGCGCTGGAGCATCTGGTGGATACCGTACTCACCTTTGAGGGCGACCCCCACCTGAACTACCGCATCCTGCGAGCGACCAAAAACCGCTTCGGCAGCACCGACGAGGTAGCGCTGTTTGAAATGCGCGAGCAGGGACTGGTAGCAGTGCAGAACCCCTCCGAGTGGTTGTTGTCGGAACGCGCTTCACACAGCCCCGGCTCGGTAGTCACCGCCATCATGGAGGGCACGCGCCCGTTGCTGGTAGAGGTGCAGGCACTGGTGACGCACTCCTATCTCAGCCAGCCGCGCCGGCAAGTAACCGGTTTGGACTATAACCGCGTGAACATGGTGCTGGCGGTGCTGGAGAAGCGCGCTGGCATACGCCTCAGCGACAAGGACGTGTTCGTGAACGCCGCAGGAGGTATCTTTATCCGAGAGCCCTCCGCCGATTTAGCCATTGCGCTGGCAGTGGCCAGCAGCCTGAAGGACCGACCGCTTCCGCCCGATATGGTGGTTTTCGGCGAGCTGGGTCTTGCGGGCGAGGTGCGTTCGGTCACCCACACCGAACAGCGCGTGCGTGAGGCGCAGCGACTGGGCTTTTCGCGTGTCATGCTGCCCCGTCGCGACGCCAGGGCGTTGAAAGCGCGCGGTCTGGAGATCAGTCTCGATGGGACGTATACCATCCGCGACGCGGTGGGCGTGGTGACGGAAGGAGGGTAG